Proteins encoded together in one Rhipicephalus sanguineus isolate Rsan-2018 chromosome 9, BIME_Rsan_1.4, whole genome shotgun sequence window:
- the LOC125759923 gene encoding uncharacterized protein LOC125759923 has protein sequence MSHVWMVTCKSTLTKTKLVTRSELFVKSQRCLVIDPEPTEVKMKLLWLPEHLEDAYIREALQVFGKVRTIIMENWKVADMEEMRTLNRDVVLSLADGVRVGDIPHLLTVCGVQSLILIPGRPPLCLRCNKVGHIRRNCRTPRCDDCRRFGHSTEDCVMTYANKLRQRTQQQEDSLQEHIMDVTEVLDATGDSPATTDADGLSKMPAEGTRKLHPDTAAGSATCEVTRDPSKQQPKGNFEKLEAKEVVPAKKAVEDIPLACSSVPQQPFHHGAVSEDDMQGSPEATIPKRRTTSYSSESSRDSDTASVNRKPRRRRTSKHKGKCRRSRSRRPGGGSREASPSSSRTDHMGQ, from the coding sequence ATGTCACATGTGTGGATGGTGACGTGCAAGTCAACACTAACGAAAACAAAGCTTGTGACACGTAGTGAACTCTTCGTAAAAAGCCAGCGATGCCTTGTAATCGACCCGGAACCCACAGAAGTGAAGATGAAGCTTCTATGGCTTCCCGAACATTTGGAGGATGCCTACATTCGAGAGGCGCTACAGGTTTTCGGGAAAGTCAGGACAATAATAATGGAAAACTGGAAAGTGGCAGACATGGAAGAAATGCGGACTCTTAATCGTGATGTGGTATTGTCCCTCGCCGATGGAGTTCGAGTGGGTGACATTCCACACCTTCTTACTGTCTGTGGAGTTCAGAGCCTCATACTGATTCCTGGTCGTCCGCCACTTTGTCTACGTTGTAACAAGGTTGGACACATCCGTCGCAACTGCAGAACTCCACGCTGCGATGACTGTCGACGCTTCGGTCATTCCACCGAGGACTGCGTGATGACGTACGCTAACAAATTACGGCAACGCACGCAGCAACAAGAGGATAGCTTACAAGAACATATTATGGATGTCACGGAGGTTTTGGATGCGACAGGCGACTCTCCGGCTACAACCGATGCGGATGGATTGAGCAAAATGCCCGCTGAAGGCACGCGAAAATTGCACCCTGATACGGCTGCGGGAAGTGCCACGTGCGAAGTAACAAGAGACCCATCCAAACAGCAGCCCAAAGGTAACTTTGAGAAGCTTGAGGCAAAGGAGGTAGTCCCTGCGAAGAAGGCGGTTGAAGATATTCCACTTGCTTGTTCTTCAGTTCCTCAGCAGCCTTTTCATCACGGTGCAGTGTCAGAAGACGACATGCAAGGTTCTCCTGAGGCTACAATTCCTAAGCGACGCACGACGTCCTACAGTTCGGAATCCAGCAGGGACAGCGACACTGCGAGTGTGAATAGGAAACCACGCCGTCGGCGAACTTCCAAGCACAAAGGAAAATGTCGGAGGTCAAGGTCTAGGAGGCCTGGTGGAGGTTCAAGGGAAGCTTCACCGTCGTCCTCCAGGACTGACCACATGGGACAATAA